Proteins from a genomic interval of Piscinibacter sp. HJYY11:
- a CDS encoding peptide chain release factor 3: protein MSDLSPQVRRRRTFAIISHPDAGKTTLTEKLLLFSGAIQIAGSVKARKATRHATSDWMEIEKQRGISVASSVMQMEYRDCVINLLDTPGHQDFSEDTYRVLTAVDAALMVIDAANGVEPQTRRLLQVCRARNTPILTFVNKMDREVQEPLTLMDEIERELGMSVVPFTWPVGMGKQFHGVMDLREKQMRVFSPGEDRKGADDEILPGLDNPAYAERFGLQYENARGEIELVQEAAPSFDEAQFLAGHQTPMFFGSAVNNFGVREVLDALVDLAPPPSERAAIQRVVQPDEKKFTGVVFKIQANMDPAHRDRIAFVRVASGRFERGMNLKVVRSGKTLRPNTVVTFMSQKRELLDEAFAGDIIGIPNHGVLQLGDTITEGETLQYTGLPFFAPEMFRSVEVADPLKTKQLRAGLTQLGEEGAIQVFRPVAGSVLLLGAVGQLQFEVVAHRLEHEYGVKARVMPARYNVARWVTCDEADGGEKELKRFIDANDHRVALDAVDAACVLLEYAGELRAMQENWPKIKFHALREHAGLVFQKQLDG, encoded by the coding sequence ATGTCAGACCTCAGTCCTCAGGTGCGCCGCCGCCGCACCTTCGCCATCATTTCCCACCCCGACGCGGGCAAGACCACGCTCACCGAGAAGCTGCTGCTGTTCTCGGGCGCGATCCAGATCGCGGGCAGCGTGAAGGCGCGCAAGGCCACGCGCCACGCCACGTCGGACTGGATGGAGATCGAAAAGCAGCGCGGCATCTCGGTCGCCTCCAGCGTGATGCAGATGGAGTACCGCGACTGCGTCATCAACCTGCTCGACACCCCGGGCCACCAGGACTTCTCGGAAGACACCTACCGTGTGCTGACCGCGGTCGACGCCGCGCTGATGGTGATCGACGCCGCCAACGGCGTGGAGCCGCAGACCCGCCGCCTGCTGCAGGTCTGCCGCGCGCGCAACACGCCCATCCTGACTTTCGTCAACAAGATGGACCGCGAGGTGCAGGAGCCGCTCACGCTGATGGACGAGATCGAGCGCGAGCTCGGCATGAGCGTCGTGCCCTTCACCTGGCCGGTGGGCATGGGCAAGCAGTTCCACGGCGTGATGGACCTGCGCGAGAAGCAGATGCGCGTCTTCAGCCCCGGCGAAGACCGCAAGGGCGCCGACGACGAGATCCTCCCCGGCCTCGACAACCCGGCCTATGCCGAGCGCTTCGGCCTGCAGTATGAAAACGCGCGTGGCGAGATCGAGCTGGTGCAGGAAGCGGCACCCTCGTTCGACGAGGCGCAGTTCCTCGCCGGCCACCAGACGCCGATGTTCTTTGGCTCGGCGGTCAACAACTTCGGCGTGCGCGAGGTGCTCGACGCGCTGGTCGACCTGGCGCCGCCCCCGAGCGAGCGTGCGGCCATCCAGCGCGTGGTGCAGCCCGACGAAAAGAAGTTCACCGGCGTGGTCTTCAAGATCCAGGCCAACATGGACCCGGCGCACCGCGACCGCATCGCCTTCGTGCGTGTGGCCTCGGGCCGCTTCGAGCGCGGCATGAACCTCAAGGTGGTGCGCTCGGGCAAGACCCTGAGGCCCAACACCGTCGTCACCTTCATGAGCCAGAAGCGCGAGCTGCTCGACGAGGCGTTTGCCGGCGACATCATCGGCATCCCCAACCACGGCGTGCTGCAACTCGGCGACACCATCACCGAAGGCGAGACCTTGCAGTACACCGGCCTGCCCTTCTTCGCGCCGGAAATGTTCCGCAGCGTCGAAGTGGCCGACCCGCTCAAGACCAAGCAGCTGCGTGCGGGCTTGACCCAGCTGGGTGAAGAGGGCGCGATCCAGGTCTTCCGCCCGGTGGCGGGCAGCGTGCTGCTGCTCGGGGCGGTGGGCCAGCTGCAGTTCGAGGTCGTCGCGCACCGTCTGGAGCACGAGTACGGCGTGAAGGCGCGCGTGATGCCGGCCCGCTACAACGTGGCGCGCTGGGTGACGTGTGACGAAGCCGATGGCGGCGAGAAGGAGCTCAAGCGATTCATCGACGCCAACGACCACCGCGTGGCGCTCGATGCGGTCGACGCCGCCTGCGTGCTGCTCGAATACGCCGGCGAGCTGCGGGCGATGCAGGAGAACTGGCCGAAGATCAAGTTCCACGCGCTGCGCGAACACGCCGGCCTGGTGTTTCAAAAACAGCTCGACGGTTGA
- a CDS encoding LysR family transcriptional regulator, with the protein MNDLDPLWLRSFVAVADTQSVTRAAQQVHRTQSAVSTHLQQLEASLGVRLAERSTRSLALTAEGERFLPHARRLLDWQADARAAVQPAAEEEVRRIGISEYFMPARLGELLALLHDSTPGVRFELLWASSASLQQLWQAGTMDLAVVTSDEPLPGARLIRREPLAWVHAERYAVPTSGPAPLVLLGPECPVRRLALDALARAGRAHHLRLSCTGAHGAMAALRAGWGIGCLNQSAVPPDLVALSASQRWPSPGRLSFYSLTRPALQATERELRRWAQA; encoded by the coding sequence ATGAACGACCTCGACCCGCTCTGGCTGCGCAGCTTCGTGGCGGTGGCCGACACCCAGTCGGTCACCCGCGCCGCGCAGCAGGTGCACCGCACCCAGTCGGCCGTCAGCACCCACCTGCAGCAGCTCGAAGCCTCGCTCGGCGTGCGCCTGGCCGAGCGCAGCACCCGCTCGCTCGCGCTCACGGCCGAGGGCGAACGTTTCCTGCCGCATGCCCGCCGCCTGCTCGACTGGCAGGCCGATGCGCGCGCCGCGGTGCAGCCGGCGGCCGAAGAAGAAGTGCGCCGCATCGGCATCAGCGAATACTTCATGCCGGCGCGCCTGGGCGAGTTGCTGGCCCTGCTGCACGACAGCACCCCGGGCGTGCGCTTCGAGCTGCTGTGGGCCAGCTCCGCCTCGCTGCAGCAGCTCTGGCAGGCCGGCACGATGGACCTGGCCGTCGTCACCAGCGACGAGCCCTTGCCCGGCGCCAGGCTCATCCGGCGCGAACCCTTGGCCTGGGTGCACGCCGAACGCTATGCCGTGCCCACCAGCGGCCCGGCCCCCTTGGTGCTGCTCGGCCCCGAGTGCCCGGTGCGCCGCCTGGCGCTCGACGCCCTGGCGCGCGCCGGCCGCGCCCATCACCTGCGCTTGAGCTGCACCGGCGCCCACGGGGCGATGGCCGCGCTGCGCGCCGGCTGGGGCATCGGCTGCCTCAACCAGTCGGCGGTGCCGCCCGACCTCGTGGCCCTGTCGGCCTCGCAGCGCTGGCCCTCGCCCGGACGACTATCCTTCTATTCCCTCACCCGCCCCGCCCTGCAGGCCACCGAGCGTGAACTGCGGCGCTGGGCCCAAGCCTGA
- the proC gene encoding pyrroline-5-carboxylate reductase, translating into MTTIAFIGGGNMASAIIGGLLKSGRAPGDILVLEPNADQRSRLQRELQVITLEAPGSVLQRADTVVWAIKPQSFKAAAEANLPHIGKALQFSVMAGIRSDDMAKALGTERIVRSMPNTPALIGQGITGLYARPAVTARERKEVERMLASTGRTLWVNAEHDLDAVTAMSGSGPAYVFYFVEAMMEAAVEMGLTEEQGKTLALATFQGASALALASPETPAVLRERVTSKGGTTYAALTSMEGSGVKPAIVKALKAAQRRAAELGDEFGR; encoded by the coding sequence ATGACCACGATTGCATTCATCGGCGGCGGCAACATGGCCAGCGCCATCATCGGCGGCCTGCTCAAGAGCGGGCGCGCGCCCGGCGACATCCTGGTGCTCGAGCCCAACGCGGACCAGCGATCGCGCCTGCAGCGCGAGCTGCAGGTGATCACGCTCGAAGCGCCGGGCTCGGTGCTGCAACGCGCCGACACCGTGGTGTGGGCGATCAAGCCGCAAAGCTTCAAGGCCGCAGCCGAGGCCAACCTGCCGCACATCGGCAAGGCCTTGCAGTTCAGCGTGATGGCCGGCATCCGCAGCGACGACATGGCGAAGGCGCTCGGCACCGAGCGCATCGTGCGCTCCATGCCCAACACGCCGGCGCTGATCGGCCAGGGCATCACCGGCCTCTACGCACGCCCCGCCGTCACGGCGCGGGAGCGCAAGGAGGTCGAGCGCATGCTCGCGTCCACCGGCCGCACGCTGTGGGTGAACGCCGAGCACGACCTCGATGCGGTCACCGCGATGTCGGGCTCGGGCCCGGCCTACGTCTTCTATTTCGTCGAAGCGATGATGGAAGCGGCGGTGGAGATGGGCCTCACCGAAGAGCAAGGCAAGACGCTGGCACTGGCCACTTTCCAGGGCGCAAGTGCGCTCGCGCTCGCCTCGCCCGAAACACCCGCCGTGCTGCGCGAGCGCGTCACGTCCAAGGGCGGCACCACCTACGCCGCGCTCACCTCGATGGAAGGCAGCGGCGTGAAGCCCGCGATCGTGAAGGCGCTGAAGGCCGCGCAGCGCCGCGCCGCCGAGCTGGGCGACGAATTCGGCCGCTGA
- a CDS encoding DUF4384 domain-containing protein, which translates to MRRLTLIAAACSLLAACTSPSKSTLADVRQQANPTDRAQRTITSFTPALRCMDELMFRSGTRDVTLMMEELRDATQKVQVSTRDMMTSAISDMTRRSRAVRLSVFGNDQQNLAQLLQTAQKTTPFAVIPEFNLRGTISQLDEDVQRNSASFGLVQQLFGLRFGNEAKFSVLGFDAAVVRTDSFTLVNGVTSKNTTVIAKRDASAGDGQARILGSASVFSFSAARSEGPAQAARNMVELAAIELVGKLIRAPYWQCLGTPDDHPEVQREIEDWFFSMSPDERTVLAKTRMRDRRYFDGALDATRSPGFDQALAAYRRATGLPPQGEIDLAFFQRLVTREVPSGPLATTATGGEAAAVQLNLQPRRNSGQADLQVTTASAGYLYCYAQDPATKAIRRVFPNRFSADPRVEAGQSLSLPGKARFSLSAAHDHACVHAPREVYNDLPPPLRWGDFEDVRLASFDDIRQQFAQASGLPIVLTRAAKPRR; encoded by the coding sequence ATGCGCCGCCTCACCCTGATCGCCGCCGCCTGCAGCCTGCTGGCCGCCTGCACCTCGCCCTCCAAGTCGACGCTGGCCGACGTGCGCCAGCAAGCCAACCCCACCGACCGTGCCCAGCGCACCATCACGAGCTTCACGCCGGCGCTGCGCTGCATGGACGAGCTGATGTTCAGGAGCGGCACCCGCGACGTGACGCTGATGATGGAAGAGCTGCGTGACGCCACCCAGAAAGTGCAGGTCAGCACGCGCGACATGATGACCTCGGCCATCTCCGACATGACGCGCCGCTCGCGCGCCGTTCGGCTCTCGGTCTTCGGCAACGACCAGCAGAACCTTGCGCAGCTCTTGCAGACGGCGCAGAAGACCACGCCCTTCGCCGTGATCCCCGAGTTCAACCTGCGCGGCACAATCAGCCAGCTCGACGAAGACGTGCAGCGCAACAGCGCGAGCTTCGGCCTCGTGCAGCAGCTCTTCGGGCTGCGCTTCGGCAACGAGGCGAAGTTCTCGGTGCTCGGTTTCGACGCAGCCGTGGTGCGCACCGATTCCTTCACGCTGGTGAACGGCGTGACCTCGAAGAACACCACCGTGATCGCCAAGCGCGATGCGAGCGCCGGTGATGGGCAGGCGCGCATCCTCGGCTCGGCGTCCGTCTTCTCCTTCTCCGCGGCACGCTCCGAAGGCCCGGCCCAGGCCGCGCGCAACATGGTCGAGCTCGCCGCCATCGAACTCGTGGGCAAGCTGATCCGCGCGCCCTACTGGCAATGCCTGGGCACGCCCGACGACCACCCCGAGGTGCAGCGCGAGATCGAGGACTGGTTCTTCTCGATGAGCCCGGACGAACGCACCGTGCTTGCCAAGACGCGGATGCGCGACCGCCGTTATTTCGATGGCGCGCTCGATGCCACCCGAAGCCCCGGCTTCGACCAAGCGCTGGCGGCCTACCGCCGCGCCACCGGCCTGCCGCCGCAGGGCGAGATCGACCTTGCGTTCTTCCAGCGCCTGGTCACGCGCGAGGTGCCAAGCGGCCCCCTCGCCACCACCGCCACGGGTGGCGAAGCAGCCGCGGTGCAACTTAATCTCCAGCCGCGCCGCAACAGCGGCCAGGCCGACCTGCAGGTGACGACCGCGAGCGCCGGCTACCTCTACTGCTACGCGCAGGACCCGGCGACCAAAGCGATCCGCCGCGTGTTCCCCAACCGCTTCAGCGCCGACCCGCGCGTCGAGGCGGGGCAGTCGCTGTCGCTGCCCGGCAAGGCCAGGTTTTCCCTCTCGGCTGCACACGATCACGCGTGCGTTCACGCACCACGCGAGGTCTACAATGATTTGCCGCCGCCGTTGCGCTGGGGCGATTTCGAAGATGTGCGCCTCGCGAGCTTCGACGACATCCGCCAGCAGTTCGCCCAAGCCTCCGGCCTACCGATCGTGCTCACACGCGCAGCCAAGCCACGCCGCTGA
- a CDS encoding 4-oxalocrotonate tautomerase family protein, giving the protein MPYLHIQISGPQDDALAQRVAETGTELTATLLGKNREHTAVVVEFIAPAHWFIAGRPLAGAPRRSYHWMVSITDETNTKREKADYLAAVHRAMDELLGGAAEHSYTHVADLRGSAYGFAGRTQEHRYQHG; this is encoded by the coding sequence ATGCCCTACCTGCACATCCAGATCTCCGGCCCGCAAGACGACGCGCTGGCCCAGCGTGTGGCCGAGACCGGCACCGAGCTCACCGCAACGCTTCTCGGCAAGAACCGCGAGCACACCGCGGTGGTGGTCGAGTTCATCGCACCCGCGCACTGGTTCATCGCCGGGCGGCCGCTGGCCGGCGCGCCCCGGCGCAGCTACCACTGGATGGTGAGCATTACCGACGAGACCAACACCAAGCGCGAGAAGGCCGACTACCTGGCCGCCGTGCACCGGGCGATGGACGAGCTGCTGGGCGGTGCGGCTGAACATTCGTACACCCACGTGGCGGACCTGCGCGGCAGTGCCTATGGCTTTGCGGGCCGCACGCAGGAGCACCGCTACCAGCACGGCTGA
- a CDS encoding Glu/Leu/Phe/Val dehydrogenase, producing MSYLSYVTPHANSPWHTYLSQVDRVVPYLGRLAKWAETLKHPKRALIVDVPIEMDDGSVRHFEGFRVQHNLSRGPGKGGVRYHPDVTLEEVMALSAWMTVKNAAVNLPYGGAKGGIRVDPKLLSTKELEKLTRRYTSEIGIIIGPQRDIPAPDVNTNGQIMAWMMDTYSMNVGATATGVVTGKPIHLGGSLGRVKATGRGVFVTGREAARRIGLKLDGARVAVQGFGNVGSSAAELFVGAGATVVAIQDHTGTLVNPKGFDMAEAMAVLKRDGGIGQYAAAERVDNERFWDVDCDIMIPAALEGQINVDRANRLKARLVLEGANGPTLPDADDALRDRGILVVPDVICNAGGVTVSYFEWVQDFSSFFWSEDEINLRLDKIMVDALRHIWDTADRHKITLRTATFAVACERILWAREERGLYP from the coding sequence ATGAGCTACCTCTCTTACGTCACGCCACACGCCAACAGCCCGTGGCACACCTACCTCTCGCAAGTCGACCGCGTCGTGCCCTACCTCGGCCGCCTGGCCAAGTGGGCCGAGACGCTGAAGCACCCCAAGCGCGCCCTCATCGTCGACGTGCCGATCGAGATGGACGATGGCAGCGTGCGCCACTTCGAGGGCTTCCGCGTGCAGCACAACCTCTCGCGCGGCCCCGGCAAGGGCGGTGTGCGCTACCACCCCGACGTCACGCTCGAGGAGGTGATGGCCCTCTCGGCCTGGATGACGGTGAAGAACGCCGCGGTGAACCTGCCGTACGGCGGTGCCAAGGGCGGCATCCGCGTCGACCCGAAGCTGCTCTCGACGAAGGAACTGGAAAAGCTCACCCGCCGCTACACCAGCGAGATCGGCATCATCATCGGCCCGCAGCGCGACATCCCCGCGCCTGACGTCAACACCAACGGCCAGATCATGGCCTGGATGATGGACACGTATTCGATGAACGTCGGCGCCACCGCGACCGGCGTCGTCACCGGCAAGCCCATCCACCTGGGCGGCTCGCTGGGCCGCGTGAAGGCGACCGGCCGCGGTGTCTTCGTCACCGGCCGTGAAGCCGCGCGGCGCATCGGCCTGAAGCTCGACGGCGCACGCGTGGCGGTGCAGGGCTTCGGCAACGTGGGCAGCTCGGCCGCCGAGCTCTTCGTCGGCGCCGGCGCCACCGTCGTCGCCATCCAGGACCACACCGGCACGCTGGTGAACCCCAAGGGCTTCGACATGGCCGAGGCGATGGCGGTGCTCAAGCGCGACGGCGGCATCGGCCAGTACGCCGCCGCCGAACGTGTCGACAACGAGCGCTTCTGGGACGTCGACTGCGACATCATGATCCCCGCCGCCCTCGAAGGCCAGATCAACGTGGACCGCGCCAACCGCCTCAAGGCCAGGCTCGTGCTCGAAGGCGCCAACGGCCCCACCCTGCCCGATGCCGACGACGCGCTGCGCGACCGCGGCATCCTCGTCGTGCCCGACGTGATCTGCAACGCCGGCGGCGTGACGGTGAGCTACTTCGAGTGGGTGCAGGACTTCTCCAGCTTCTTCTGGAGCGAAGACGAGATCAACCTGCGGCTCGACAAGATCATGGTCGACGCGCTGCGCCACATCTGGGACACCGCCGACCGCCACAAGATCACCCTGCGCACCGCCACCTTCGCGGTCGCGTGCGAGCGCATCCTGTGGGCACGCGAGGAGCGCGGCCTGTACCCCTGA
- a CDS encoding GFA family protein — protein MHLEGSCHCGAVRFSLESHSPQPYLHCHCSICRKTAGGGGYAINLGGDAATLRVSGQESVSIYHAVMREPGKRATRSKAGRHFCKHCGSALWLWDPRWPELVHPHASAIDTPLPKPKEVVEAALQWVAPWVDVPKGRGHVHCETWPSESLQEWHRRHGVESA, from the coding sequence ATGCACCTGGAAGGCTCATGCCACTGCGGCGCCGTGCGCTTCAGCCTGGAGTCGCACAGCCCGCAACCGTATCTGCACTGCCACTGCTCGATCTGCCGCAAGACGGCGGGCGGTGGCGGGTATGCGATCAACCTCGGCGGAGATGCGGCGACGCTGCGCGTGTCCGGACAGGAGAGTGTCTCGATCTATCACGCGGTGATGCGCGAGCCCGGCAAGCGGGCGACACGATCGAAGGCGGGGCGGCATTTCTGCAAGCACTGCGGCAGCGCCTTGTGGCTGTGGGACCCGCGCTGGCCGGAGCTCGTGCATCCGCATGCGTCGGCGATCGACACGCCCCTGCCCAAACCCAAGGAAGTGGTCGAAGCGGCGCTGCAGTGGGTTGCGCCATGGGTCGATGTGCCCAAGGGGCGCGGCCACGTGCATTGCGAGACGTGGCCGAGCGAGTCTCTTCAGGAGTGGCATCGGCGCCATGGCGTCGAAAGCGCCTAG
- a CDS encoding GGDEF domain-containing protein, translating into MSDLSAARRSGHTGRSYWQALVQAVVAASLVHVAFCALFFALSAPLMGWANVGSIVLYGAAYALLRKRYNRPALALIWVELLTHALVATRVLGWESGFHYYVLLMMPMVFMSPVRGEHTKVVLGLLLAVFYLGLDWMSHHRAPLAVLTPGALDGVRAFNIVATLVLLAHLANYYLRAVMRAEMRLHDLATTDPLTGLANRRRALDVAGLHLARRRSDGAPMSVILGDVDHFKSVNDWHGHEVGDQVLIAVAKAMQSATRDGDTVCRWGGEEFLIVLPDTDAAEALRVAERVRHAVQHTHLAQADQALSVTITLGVSTLQALEPLSAGIARADAAMYRGKIAGRNRCEGDAPPAPSLPRREPALAH; encoded by the coding sequence ATGTCTGACCTGTCCGCTGCCCGGCGTTCCGGCCACACCGGCCGTTCGTACTGGCAGGCGCTGGTGCAGGCCGTCGTGGCCGCGTCGCTGGTGCACGTCGCGTTCTGCGCCCTGTTCTTCGCGTTGTCGGCGCCGCTGATGGGCTGGGCCAACGTCGGCAGCATCGTGCTGTACGGCGCCGCCTATGCGCTGCTGCGCAAGCGCTACAACCGCCCGGCGCTTGCATTGATCTGGGTCGAGCTGCTGACGCACGCGCTCGTGGCCACGCGCGTGCTCGGTTGGGAAAGCGGCTTCCACTACTACGTGCTGCTCATGATGCCGATGGTGTTCATGAGCCCGGTGCGCGGCGAGCACACCAAGGTCGTGCTGGGTCTCTTGCTCGCGGTCTTCTACCTCGGGCTGGATTGGATGTCGCACCACCGCGCGCCGCTGGCCGTGCTGACCCCGGGCGCGCTCGATGGCGTGCGTGCCTTCAACATCGTCGCCACGCTGGTGCTGCTTGCGCACCTGGCCAACTACTACCTGCGCGCGGTGATGCGCGCCGAGATGCGCCTGCACGACCTCGCGACGACCGACCCGCTGACGGGCCTGGCCAACCGCCGCCGTGCGCTCGACGTGGCCGGCCTGCACCTCGCGCGGCGCCGCAGCGATGGGGCGCCGATGAGCGTGATCCTCGGCGATGTGGACCATTTCAAGTCGGTCAACGACTGGCATGGCCACGAGGTGGGCGACCAGGTGCTGATCGCGGTCGCGAAGGCGATGCAGTCCGCCACGCGAGACGGCGACACGGTGTGCCGGTGGGGCGGCGAGGAATTCCTGATCGTGCTGCCCGACACCGACGCCGCCGAGGCGCTTCGGGTCGCCGAGCGGGTGCGCCATGCCGTGCAGCACACCCACCTCGCGCAGGCCGATCAGGCCCTGAGCGTCACCATCACGCTGGGCGTGAGCACGCTGCAGGCGCTGGAGCCGCTGTCGGCGGGCATTGCCCGCGCCGATGCAGCGATGTACCGCGGCAAGATCGCCGGCCGCAACCGCTGCGAGGGCGATGCGCCTCCCGCGCCTTCGTTGCCGCGGCGCGAGCCGGCGCTCGCGCACTGA
- a CDS encoding DUF2214 family protein, with translation MLASSFIAFLHFVFAFGIVATLFFEWFTFSRTPTLREAKLLAAADRWYGAFAGGLLVVGALRVIYFEKGWDFYKAMPFFHLKLTLFIVIGLLSIYPTITFARWKSTLNAGQAPQIPEAQYQRVSRLLNLQMLLLVVLALSASLMAKGVRF, from the coding sequence ATGCTCGCCAGCTCGTTCATCGCCTTCCTGCACTTCGTCTTCGCGTTCGGCATCGTCGCCACGCTGTTCTTCGAGTGGTTCACCTTCAGCCGCACGCCCACCTTGCGGGAGGCGAAGCTGCTGGCCGCGGCCGACCGCTGGTACGGCGCGTTTGCCGGCGGCCTGCTCGTCGTCGGCGCCTTGCGTGTCATCTATTTCGAGAAGGGCTGGGACTTCTACAAGGCCATGCCCTTCTTCCACCTGAAGCTCACGCTCTTCATCGTGATCGGCCTGCTGTCGATCTACCCGACGATCACCTTCGCCCGCTGGAAGTCGACGCTGAACGCCGGGCAGGCGCCGCAGATCCCCGAGGCGCAGTACCAGCGTGTCTCGCGCCTGCTGAACCTGCAGATGCTGTTGCTGGTGGTGCTGGCGCTGAGCGCGTCGCTGATGGCCAAGGGAGTGCGTTTCTGA
- a CDS encoding 5'-methylthioadenosine/S-adenosylhomocysteine nucleosidase has translation MRAIAGFIAALALCASTQAAPRCLSECTPRIGIVSAFGAEADLLIAQTQKKRVWTLAGKRYTTGVLRGQRVVIVLSGVSMVNSAMVTQQMLDHFRIERLIMSGIAGGLNPAQHVGDVTIPERWAMPMEVYWNGDTQVPAPCGKTGDVSCLGLKLATGPDGQPLPPYAPGLFMRETHVLNAANAPTGEFRFDYPVDAEMFAVARTLTPKLERCGPKARLPSGELDAKQCVREQPQLRVGGLGVSATVFLANAQYRQYLFETLKADTFEMETAALAHVAHANGVPYIAFRSISDLAGATEFNADVGALFMSGLAEANEAAVTLAFLDAWRLRKRPRP, from the coding sequence ATGCGCGCCATCGCCGGGTTCATCGCCGCCCTGGCGCTGTGCGCCAGCACGCAGGCCGCGCCGCGTTGCCTCAGCGAGTGCACGCCGCGCATCGGCATCGTCTCGGCCTTCGGCGCCGAGGCCGACCTGCTGATCGCGCAGACGCAGAAGAAGCGGGTCTGGACGCTGGCCGGCAAGCGCTACACCACCGGCGTGCTGCGCGGCCAGCGGGTGGTGATCGTGCTGAGCGGCGTCAGCATGGTCAATTCGGCGATGGTCACCCAGCAGATGCTCGACCATTTCCGCATCGAGCGCCTCATCATGAGCGGCATCGCCGGTGGCCTGAACCCGGCTCAGCACGTCGGTGATGTGACCATCCCCGAGCGTTGGGCGATGCCGATGGAGGTCTACTGGAACGGCGACACGCAGGTGCCGGCACCGTGCGGCAAGACCGGCGATGTGAGCTGCCTCGGCTTGAAGCTCGCCACGGGCCCGGACGGCCAGCCGCTGCCGCCCTACGCACCGGGCCTCTTCATGCGCGAGACCCACGTGCTCAACGCGGCGAATGCGCCCACGGGCGAGTTCCGCTTCGACTACCCGGTCGATGCCGAGATGTTCGCGGTGGCGCGCACGCTCACCCCCAAACTCGAACGCTGCGGCCCGAAAGCACGCCTGCCCTCTGGTGAGCTCGACGCCAAGCAATGCGTGCGCGAACAACCGCAGCTGCGCGTCGGCGGCCTCGGTGTCTCGGCCACCGTGTTCCTCGCCAACGCGCAGTACCGCCAGTACCTCTTCGAGACGCTGAAGGCCGACACCTTCGAGATGGAAACCGCCGCGCTCGCCCATGTGGCCCATGCCAACGGCGTGCCCTACATCGCCTTCCGCAGCATCAGCGACCTGGCCGGCGCCACAGAGTTCAACGCCGACGTCGGTGCGCTCTTCATGAGCGGCCTTGCAGAAGCGAACGAGGCAGCGGTGACGCTGGCATTCCTTGACGCGTGGAGGCTGCGCAAGAGGCCCCGGCCCTAG
- the ubiA gene encoding 4-hydroxybenzoate octaprenyltransferase, producing the protein MTTTAPAPSRLALYLDLIRWNRPAGTYLLLWPTLSALWIAAQGFPGWHLLVVFVLGTFLMRSAGCAVNDVADRDFDKHVKRTAQRPVTSGALSVKAALVFGAALALIAFGLVLTTNTPTIAWSFAALAVSIFYPFTKRFFSMPQAVLGVAFSFGIPMAFSAVQGTVPAVAWWLLVGNLFWVLAYDTEYAMVDRDDDLKIGIRTSAITLGRFDVVGVMLFYAAFIAIWAAIGVALGMGLFYFAGLGVAAGIAAWHYTLIRTRTREGCFKAFRLNHWLGFVVFVGVLVDFAVR; encoded by the coding sequence ATGACGACGACCGCGCCCGCTCCCTCCCGCCTCGCGCTCTACCTCGACCTCATCCGCTGGAACCGCCCGGCCGGCACCTACCTGCTGCTGTGGCCCACGCTCTCGGCGTTGTGGATCGCGGCCCAGGGCTTCCCGGGCTGGCACCTGCTGGTCGTCTTCGTGCTCGGTACCTTCCTGATGCGCAGTGCGGGGTGTGCGGTCAATGACGTGGCCGACCGCGATTTCGACAAGCATGTGAAGCGCACCGCGCAGCGCCCGGTGACGAGTGGTGCGCTGAGCGTCAAGGCCGCGCTGGTCTTCGGCGCCGCGCTCGCGTTGATCGCCTTCGGCCTCGTGCTCACCACCAACACGCCGACCATCGCGTGGAGTTTCGCGGCGCTCGCGGTCAGCATCTTCTATCCCTTCACCAAGCGCTTCTTCTCGATGCCGCAGGCGGTGCTGGGCGTGGCCTTCAGCTTCGGCATCCCGATGGCGTTTTCGGCGGTGCAGGGCACCGTGCCGGCCGTGGCGTGGTGGCTGCTGGTGGGCAACCTCTTCTGGGTGCTGGCCTACGACACCGAGTACGCGATGGTCGACCGCGACGACGACCTGAAGATCGGCATCCGCACCTCGGCGATCACGCTGGGCCGTTTCGACGTGGTGGGCGTGATGCTCTTCTATGCGGCGTTCATCGCGATCTGGGCGGCCATCGGCGTGGCGCTCGGCATGGGCCTGTTCTATTTCGCGGGTCTTGGGGTCGCGGCCGGCATCGCGGCGTGGCACTACACGCTGATCCGCACGCGCACCCGCGAAGGCTGCTTCAAGGCCTTCCGCCTCAACCACTGGCTGGGCTTCGTGGTCTTCGTCGGCGTATTGGTCGACTTCGCCGTGCGCTAG